From a region of the Flavobacterium sediminilitoris genome:
- a CDS encoding LUD domain-containing protein, with protein MSLFRKIFGNTGNTPENKDEEVSPYAPEVKLPIDEMFTHNFKKNGGKFIYCENLNEVSENFINILEENDWFESEVICHESKLFHLLDENKLDYKNAPKNPVFYFSTCENLIADEGSILFSSNQFRHFKPNDLPTNMIVLATTSQLVTSKGDGLRIIKNKYDKEYPSNITTIKYFEKAKEEDFLHYGSCHKNLYLLLFEDL; from the coding sequence ATGAGTCTTTTCAGAAAAATTTTTGGAAACACAGGAAATACTCCTGAGAATAAGGATGAAGAAGTCAGTCCTTATGCTCCAGAAGTAAAACTACCTATTGATGAAATGTTTACCCATAATTTCAAAAAGAATGGAGGAAAATTTATTTATTGTGAAAACCTAAATGAGGTTTCTGAAAATTTCATCAATATATTAGAAGAGAATGATTGGTTTGAAAGCGAAGTCATTTGTCATGAATCAAAACTTTTTCATTTATTAGATGAGAATAAGTTAGATTATAAAAATGCTCCTAAAAACCCTGTTTTTTATTTTTCAACTTGTGAAAATTTAATTGCTGACGAAGGTTCAATTTTGTTTTCATCCAACCAATTTAGGCATTTTAAACCAAATGATTTACCTACAAATATGATTGTACTAGCGACTACAAGTCAGTTAGTAACAAGCAAAGGAGATGGGTTAAGAATTATAAAAAACAAATACGACAAAGAATATCCATCTAATATTACGACCATAAAATACTTCGAAAAAGCAAAAGAAGAAGACTTTTTACATTATGGAAGTTGTCATAAAAACTTATATTTGCTTTTATTTGAAGATCTTTAA
- a CDS encoding phosphatidate cytidylyltransferase, whose translation MNETLKRAISGAVYIFLLLGCILYSQISFNILFGIFLAIAVYEFCKMQKLNFLINVVIAIALYIVIDKTKYIQKIDQPITIFTIFISFRLLYFLFNKKINTISTLWKYAYLIGYIILPFILIAKVPIGVGNKYNPKILITIFILIWTNDTFAYLVGKNIGKNKLFPTISPKKTIEGFIGGLIFSAICGYLLAKYYLHATLYIWLIISIIVSVFSTLGDLIESKFKRVAEIKDSGNIMPGHGGILDRLDSIIFVVPFIYLFYLILNYVS comes from the coding sequence ATGAATGAAACTTTAAAAAGAGCAATTTCGGGTGCTGTTTATATTTTTTTACTATTAGGTTGTATCTTATATTCGCAGATAAGTTTCAATATTTTATTTGGTATCTTTCTAGCAATTGCTGTTTACGAATTTTGCAAAATGCAAAAATTAAATTTCTTAATCAACGTTGTAATTGCAATAGCACTTTATATTGTAATAGATAAAACAAAATATATTCAAAAAATAGATCAACCTATTACTATTTTTACAATATTCATTTCATTTCGTTTATTGTATTTTCTATTCAATAAAAAAATAAATACTATTTCAACTCTTTGGAAATATGCCTATTTAATTGGCTATATTATTCTCCCTTTTATTTTAATAGCGAAAGTTCCTATAGGTGTTGGAAATAAATATAACCCAAAGATTTTAATTACAATTTTTATCTTAATCTGGACCAATGACACATTTGCCTACTTAGTAGGGAAAAATATCGGAAAAAATAAATTATTCCCTACCATATCTCCCAAAAAAACAATTGAAGGATTTATAGGTGGTTTAATTTTTTCAGCAATTTGTGGTTATTTATTAGCAAAATATTATTTACATGCTACTTTATATATTTGGTTAATTATTTCTATTATTGTAAGCGTTTTCAGTACATTAGGAGATTTAATAGAATCTAAATTCAAAAGAGTTGCAGAAATTAAAGACAGCGGAAATATAATGCCTGGTCATGGTGGCATACTAGATAGACTAGATAGTATTATATTTGTAGTTCCATTTATATATTTATTTTATTTAATTTTAAATTATGTTTCATAA
- a CDS encoding phosphatidylserine decarboxylase family protein gives MFHKEGAKIILITLTLVVGIIFLSDAFISINWLRNAIIILSLVFLILILQFFRNPKRETDNSDNHILAPVDGKVVVIEEVFEPEYFKDKRLMVSIFMSPINVHVTRYALNGIVKYSKYHPGKYLVAWHPKASEENERTTVVINNRVYGEVMYRQIAGALARRIINYAEEGMRVVQGKDAGFIKFGSRVDIYLPLGTEVNVKLGEKAIGAKTIICKK, from the coding sequence ATGTTTCATAAAGAAGGTGCCAAGATCATTTTAATTACACTTACATTAGTAGTAGGTATAATCTTTTTAAGCGATGCTTTTATTTCAATTAACTGGTTGAGAAATGCGATAATTATATTATCATTAGTTTTTCTTATCCTAATACTTCAGTTCTTTAGAAATCCTAAAAGAGAAACTGACAACAGTGACAATCATATTCTTGCACCTGTTGATGGAAAAGTAGTTGTAATTGAAGAAGTTTTTGAACCTGAATATTTCAAAGACAAACGATTAATGGTATCCATTTTTATGTCCCCAATAAATGTCCATGTTACAAGATATGCATTAAATGGAATAGTAAAATATAGTAAATATCACCCTGGTAAATATTTGGTTGCTTGGCATCCAAAAGCAAGTGAAGAAAACGAACGTACAACAGTTGTTATAAACAATCGTGTATACGGAGAAGTAATGTATCGTCAAATTGCCGGAGCATTAGCTCGTAGAATTATAAACTACGCAGAAGAAGGCATGAGAGTAGTACAAGGAAAAGACGCTGGTTTTATTAAATTTGGTTCAAGAGTAGATATTTATTTACCTCTTGGAACTGAAGTAAATGTAAAACTTGGAGAAAAAGCAATTGGAGCAAAAACCATCATCTGCAAAAAATAG
- a CDS encoding acyl-CoA-binding protein produces the protein MSNKNLDILFDEAFENANKIPQESVPQDTQLVLYGLYKQATSGITNIYFQNPQDLINAFKLNAWMQVKHLSISEAKQQYIDIINQLMKERNL, from the coding sequence ATGAGTAATAAGAATTTAGACATATTATTTGATGAAGCTTTTGAGAATGCAAATAAAATTCCTCAAGAGTCAGTTCCGCAAGATACACAGCTAGTATTATATGGTTTATATAAACAAGCAACTAGCGGTATAACAAATATCTATTTTCAAAATCCACAAGATTTAATAAATGCATTCAAGCTAAATGCTTGGATGCAAGTAAAACATCTATCAATAAGTGAGGCAAAGCAACAATATATAGATATCATTAATCAACTTATGAAAGAGCGAAATTTATGA
- a CDS encoding superoxide dismutase, whose protein sequence is MKHFYVVLPILFLLNSCKENNNLVEVQLPEPEIETSVVYSNPSDTKTNSGPFQLFKINYPFDALEPSIDGKTMEIHYTKHYLSYTNTLNKLIANNPDWQDKNIEELLLFSNEKNNDLKNNAGGYYNHSLFFEILTPKGAKSPKDNLSKAINTEFTSFNLFKNKFISEANKHFGSGWIWLIVKKDGKLEITTSNNQDNPLMSDSKIKGKPILGIDLWEHAYYLKYQNNKRTYIESVFEIINWTVVSKKYNDIIPTNPQ, encoded by the coding sequence ATGAAACACTTCTACGTTGTATTACCTATCTTATTTTTACTAAACTCTTGCAAGGAAAACAACAATTTAGTTGAAGTACAACTTCCTGAGCCAGAAATAGAAACTTCTGTTGTTTATAGTAATCCATCAGATACAAAAACAAATAGTGGTCCTTTCCAATTATTTAAAATCAATTACCCTTTTGATGCTTTAGAACCTTCAATTGATGGTAAAACTATGGAAATTCATTATACAAAACACTATTTGAGTTATACCAATACATTAAACAAACTAATTGCTAATAATCCTGATTGGCAAGATAAAAATATAGAAGAACTTCTACTGTTTTCAAATGAAAAAAATAATGATTTAAAAAATAATGCTGGTGGTTATTACAATCATTCTTTATTTTTTGAAATCTTGACACCCAAAGGAGCAAAATCACCAAAAGATAACCTTTCAAAAGCTATAAATACTGAATTTACATCTTTTAATTTATTCAAAAACAAATTTATTAGTGAAGCAAACAAACATTTTGGATCAGGATGGATTTGGTTAATTGTAAAAAAAGATGGTAAACTTGAAATTACGACTTCAAACAATCAAGATAATCCGTTAATGAGTGATTCTAAGATAAAAGGTAAACCAATACTTGGTATTGATTTATGGGAACATGCTTATTATTTAAAATATCAAAATAATAAAAGAACATATATAGAGTCTGTTTTTGAAATTATTAACTGGACAGTTGTTTCAAAAAAATATAATGATATAATACCAACCAATCCGCAATAG
- a CDS encoding uracil-DNA glycosylase family protein: MQKLLTDISNCTHCATFLPLGPNPVVRASKTAKILIIGQAPGTKVHQTGIPWNDPSGNQLRKWLNISNDVFYDTSKIAIVPMGFCYPGKGKTGDLPPRKECAPLWHEKLLIQMPDLELILLIGQYSQKYYLNNKNKATLTETVSSFEEYLPKYFPLPHPSPRNRFWLQKNQWFEESVIPILRKKVTSILSK; the protein is encoded by the coding sequence ATGCAAAAATTACTAACCGACATATCAAATTGCACTCATTGCGCTACATTTTTACCACTAGGCCCTAATCCAGTAGTAAGAGCAAGTAAAACAGCTAAAATCCTAATTATTGGACAAGCTCCTGGCACAAAAGTACACCAAACAGGAATTCCTTGGAATGACCCTAGTGGAAATCAATTACGCAAATGGCTTAACATTTCTAATGATGTATTTTACGATACTTCAAAAATTGCCATTGTTCCTATGGGGTTTTGTTATCCTGGAAAAGGAAAAACGGGAGATTTACCTCCTAGAAAAGAATGTGCTCCACTTTGGCATGAAAAATTACTAATTCAAATGCCTGATTTAGAATTAATATTACTTATAGGTCAATATTCGCAAAAGTATTATTTGAATAACAAGAACAAAGCCACTTTAACAGAAACAGTAAGTTCATTTGAAGAATATTTACCAAAATATTTTCCGCTACCTCATCCTTCTCCTAGAAATAGATTTTGGCTACAAAAAAATCAATGGTTTGAAGAAAGTGTTATTCCAATATTAAGAAAAAAAGTAACCTCTATTCTATCAAAATAA
- the rocD gene encoding ornithine--oxo-acid transaminase — MSVLEKMSSAEAIALENKYGAHNYHPLPVVLSKGDGVYVWDVEGKKYYDFLSAYSAVNQGHCHPKIVGAMMEQAQTLTLTSRAFYNDKLGVYEKYITDFFGFDKVLPMNTGAEAVETALKICRKWAYEKKGIDENEAQIIVCENNFHGRTTTIISFSNDENARKNFGPYTAGFIKIPYDDIEALEKAITSSKNIAGFLVEPIQGEAGVYVPTDGYLTKAKALCEANNVLFIADEVQTGVARTGKLLAVNHENVQPDVLILGKALSGGVYPVSAVLANDDIMNVIKPGQHGSTFGGNPIAAAVAIAALEVVKNENLAENAEVLGELFRSELNKYIADSKICSLVRGKGLLNAIVINDEEESETAWNICMALRDNGLLAKPTHGNIIRFAPPLVMNKEQLLDCVRIITETLKAFEK; from the coding sequence ATGTCAGTTTTAGAAAAAATGAGCTCGGCAGAAGCTATCGCACTAGAAAATAAGTATGGTGCACACAATTATCATCCACTACCAGTAGTTTTAAGCAAAGGAGACGGTGTCTATGTTTGGGATGTTGAAGGGAAAAAATATTATGATTTTCTTTCGGCTTACTCAGCAGTAAACCAAGGACATTGTCATCCAAAAATTGTTGGAGCAATGATGGAACAAGCACAAACATTAACATTAACATCGAGAGCATTTTATAATGACAAACTTGGTGTTTATGAAAAATACATAACAGATTTCTTTGGATTTGATAAAGTATTACCAATGAATACAGGTGCAGAAGCTGTTGAAACGGCTTTGAAGATTTGTAGAAAATGGGCTTATGAAAAGAAAGGAATTGATGAGAATGAAGCGCAAATAATTGTTTGTGAAAACAATTTCCATGGTAGGACAACAACTATTATTTCATTTTCTAATGATGAAAACGCACGTAAAAATTTCGGACCTTATACTGCCGGATTTATAAAAATCCCTTATGATGATATTGAAGCTTTAGAGAAAGCAATTACATCGTCTAAAAACATTGCAGGTTTCTTAGTAGAACCTATTCAAGGTGAAGCAGGAGTTTATGTACCAACAGATGGGTATTTAACAAAAGCAAAAGCACTTTGTGAAGCTAACAATGTTTTGTTTATAGCTGATGAAGTACAAACAGGTGTTGCTAGAACAGGAAAGTTATTAGCAGTAAATCATGAAAATGTACAACCTGATGTTTTAATTCTTGGTAAAGCATTATCAGGAGGTGTTTATCCAGTATCGGCAGTTTTAGCAAATGATGATATCATGAATGTTATTAAACCAGGACAACATGGATCAACATTTGGAGGAAATCCTATTGCAGCAGCAGTTGCTATTGCAGCATTAGAAGTGGTTAAAAATGAGAATTTAGCTGAAAATGCAGAAGTGTTAGGAGAATTATTCCGTTCAGAATTAAATAAATATATTGCAGATAGTAAAATTTGTTCTTTAGTAAGAGGAAAAGGTTTATTGAATGCAATTGTAATTAATGATGAGGAAGAGAGTGAAACAGCTTGGAATATTTGTATGGCATTGCGCGATAATGGATTGTTAGCAAAACCAACACATGGTAATATTATCCGATTTGCACCACCATTAGTAATGAATAAAGAGCAGTTGCTTGATTGTGTTCGTATTATTACGGAAACATTGAAAGCCTTTGAAAAATAA
- a CDS encoding DUF1697 domain-containing protein yields MITHLVLLRGINVSGHNMIKMDALKKALENIGFQNVRTYIQTGNVFIDTEEKNGGSVGFQIKQEIFKIFGHEVPVIVIGKSDLEACFNNNQFLKDKECDTKKLYVAFISKELADGAMNDLKMSQVKPDEAQIDSSRIFIKYAVGAGKTKFDQKYIEKKLSVTATIRNWNTVTKLLEMYDAS; encoded by the coding sequence ATGATAACTCATTTAGTACTTTTAAGAGGCATCAATGTTTCAGGACACAATATGATAAAAATGGATGCGTTAAAAAAGGCATTAGAAAATATAGGTTTTCAAAATGTGCGTACTTATATTCAAACAGGAAATGTTTTTATAGATACTGAAGAAAAAAATGGTGGTTCAGTAGGATTTCAGATTAAGCAAGAAATTTTTAAAATCTTTGGTCATGAAGTTCCTGTAATTGTTATTGGTAAATCAGATTTAGAAGCTTGTTTTAATAATAATCAGTTTCTTAAAGATAAAGAATGTGATACCAAAAAACTATATGTTGCATTTATTTCGAAAGAATTAGCAGATGGAGCTATGAATGATTTGAAAATGAGTCAGGTGAAACCAGATGAAGCACAAATAGATAGCAGTCGTATTTTTATAAAGTATGCAGTAGGAGCAGGGAAGACAAAGTTTGATCAAAAATATATTGAAAAAAAACTGAGTGTAACAGCAACTATTCGAAATTGGAATACTGTTACTAAATTATTAGAAATGTATGATGCTTCATAA
- a CDS encoding T9SS sorting signal type C domain-containing protein translates to MKQFYILLFVLSSLFGFSNTDKYRIILLDDPSTTITVAWNQISGTNPTVYYGTTDFGTNWNSYPSSKIVDRAITYRGMNNNFARISGLTANTAYYFVIKDSQGTSQRFWFKTAPNDLSRLSFIAGGDSRNNRTPRQKANKLVAKLKPHAVFFGGDMTDSDNNSQWQEWFDDWQLTIASDGRMFPIIPVRGNHEGASTIYNLFDTPNSDSYYAVTFGANLVRMYSLNSEISVTGNQNNWLNNDLQANSNVIWKGAQYHKPMRPHNAAKSEGTSIYNAWAETFYNNEVRMVVDCDSHTVKSTWPVKPSTEPGSDEGFIRDDNNGTVYLGEGCWGAPLRANDDNKNWTRNSGSFNQFKLIFIDQNKIEARTIKIDNADNVGSVSNTNPFILPSNLDVWNPSNGAVVEIFKDTYQSAPQIELANITNGQCYDSGNNINIPINIIENGGGIDNVKLYINGNFVTTDAIAPYSFDHNFTPGIQTINVVATDANGRTASTERYIFVETFTNDETFSILTGDDDVEEAQDGRLYTDSSDLEMVYDSYNGLLYQTIGLRFGNIKIPQGAVINSAYIQFTVDEANSANCELEIAIEDTDNAAEYVEALSYGVSSRNYYTNTISWSPTSWPTTNQSSTAQRTPSLVNLIQNSIDKSTWQNGNAIAFSIKGTGISLTSTSAKRVADSFEGGISKAPKLVINYSYSCNTLSKTQFKNQEKLGVKTSENTITVDYLENIKSVALYDITGKLIAIKENQNNTTIIIENIDRTNQLLFVKAITHNGTIVSKKVIF, encoded by the coding sequence ATGAAACAATTTTACATTCTACTTTTTGTATTATCCTCATTATTTGGATTTAGTAATACAGATAAGTATCGCATCATCTTACTAGATGATCCCAGTACGACGATTACAGTGGCTTGGAATCAAATTTCAGGAACAAATCCTACTGTTTATTATGGAACAACTGATTTTGGAACAAACTGGAACTCTTATCCAAGTAGCAAAATCGTTGATAGAGCTATTACTTATAGAGGCATGAATAATAATTTTGCAAGGATTAGCGGATTAACAGCAAATACAGCTTATTATTTTGTAATCAAAGATAGTCAAGGTACTAGTCAACGCTTTTGGTTTAAAACAGCTCCAAATGATTTAAGCAGACTATCATTTATAGCTGGTGGAGATTCTAGAAATAATAGAACGCCTAGACAGAAAGCAAATAAATTAGTTGCAAAATTAAAACCACATGCTGTTTTTTTTGGTGGTGATATGACTGACAGCGATAATAATAGTCAATGGCAAGAATGGTTTGATGATTGGCAATTAACAATTGCTTCAGATGGCAGAATGTTTCCTATTATACCTGTAAGAGGAAATCACGAAGGAGCTTCAACAATTTACAACTTATTTGATACTCCAAATTCAGATTCTTATTATGCTGTTACATTTGGAGCTAATCTTGTGAGAATGTATTCTTTAAATTCCGAAATTTCAGTTACAGGAAATCAGAATAATTGGTTAAATAATGACTTACAAGCTAATTCAAATGTTATTTGGAAAGGAGCACAATATCACAAACCAATGCGTCCTCATAATGCTGCCAAATCTGAAGGAACTAGTATTTATAATGCTTGGGCAGAAACATTTTATAACAATGAAGTAAGAATGGTTGTGGATTGCGATTCGCACACTGTAAAATCGACATGGCCAGTAAAACCATCAACAGAACCAGGAAGTGATGAAGGGTTTATAAGAGATGACAATAATGGTACTGTTTATTTAGGAGAAGGCTGTTGGGGCGCTCCATTAAGAGCTAATGATGATAACAAAAACTGGACAAGAAATTCAGGTTCGTTTAACCAATTCAAATTAATTTTTATAGATCAAAACAAAATTGAAGCTAGAACTATAAAAATTGACAATGCTGATAATGTAGGCTCTGTGTCTAATACAAATCCTTTTATTTTGCCTTCTAATTTAGATGTTTGGAATCCTAGTAATGGAGCCGTGGTTGAAATTTTCAAAGACACTTATCAATCTGCACCACAAATAGAATTAGCAAATATTACAAACGGACAATGTTATGATAGTGGTAACAATATTAATATCCCAATTAACATAATTGAAAATGGAGGTGGTATAGATAATGTGAAATTGTATATTAATGGTAATTTCGTCACTACAGATGCAATAGCGCCTTACAGTTTTGATCATAACTTTACTCCAGGTATACAAACCATAAATGTAGTTGCTACTGATGCTAATGGACGAACAGCTTCTACCGAACGTTATATTTTTGTTGAAACGTTCACAAACGATGAAACTTTTTCAATATTAACAGGTGATGACGATGTAGAAGAAGCGCAAGACGGACGATTATATACGGATAGTTCCGATTTAGAAATGGTATATGATAGCTACAACGGATTATTATATCAAACTATAGGATTGCGTTTTGGAAATATTAAAATTCCACAAGGAGCAGTAATCAATAGTGCTTATATTCAGTTTACTGTAGATGAAGCCAATAGTGCAAATTGTGAATTAGAAATCGCAATAGAAGACACTGATAATGCTGCCGAATATGTCGAAGCTCTTTCTTACGGAGTAAGTTCCAGAAATTACTATACCAACACCATAAGTTGGTCACCCACTTCATGGCCTACAACTAATCAAAGTAGCACAGCACAAAGAACACCTTCATTGGTTAACTTGATACAAAATAGCATTGATAAATCAACTTGGCAAAACGGAAACGCTATTGCTTTTAGCATAAAAGGTACAGGTATTAGCTTAACTAGCACATCTGCAAAAAGAGTTGCTGATTCCTTTGAAGGAGGAATTTCAAAAGCACCTAAACTGGTTATAAATTATAGTTATTCTTGCAATACTTTATCTAAAACCCAATTTAAAAATCAAGAAAAATTAGGTGTAAAAACTTCTGAAAACACCATAACAGTTGATTATTTAGAAAACATCAAAAGTGTAGCGCTATATGATATTACTGGAAAACTTATTGCCATAAAAGAAAATCAAAACAACACTACAATAATTATTGAAAACATAGATAGAACTAATCAACTGTTATTTGTAAAAGCAATTACACATAATGGTACTATAGTGTCTAAAAAAGTAATCTTTTAA
- a CDS encoding HAD family hydrolase, with protein MNISFDLDSTLIPNGKEFETEKRGGIAKLFGIEEIRKGTAELITELKNQGNKVHIYTTSFRTKGKISRTLKYYGIKVDRIVNQTENQRELNRRNINSSKFPPAFGFDIHIDDSKGVGIESERHNFNAIIIEPTDKNWIEKIKTEIKTLHNKV; from the coding sequence ATGAACATAAGTTTTGACCTTGATAGTACATTAATTCCAAATGGAAAAGAATTTGAGACCGAGAAACGTGGCGGAATTGCAAAACTGTTCGGAATTGAAGAAATACGTAAAGGAACTGCCGAATTGATTACGGAATTAAAAAATCAAGGAAATAAAGTCCATATTTACACAACATCATTTCGGACGAAAGGAAAAATAAGCCGGACTTTAAAATATTACGGAATAAAGGTTGACCGAATTGTTAACCAAACTGAAAATCAGCGCGAATTAAATAGACGGAATATAAACTCGTCGAAATTTCCACCAGCTTTCGGATTTGATATTCACATTGACGATTCAAAAGGTGTTGGAATAGAATCGGAACGACATAACTTTAATGCAATTATAATTGAACCAACTGACAAAAATTGGATTGAAAAAATTAAAACAGAAATAAAAACGTTGCACAACAAAGTATAA
- a CDS encoding AAA family ATPase, giving the protein MSFKLLAIRPLEGCNPKFLKNLEENRIYQFYNDYEFILDEQNENVIEIKHTPTVPDNLYKIKEDLEINISAIVGKNGSGKSSLVELMYAFFYQLSISEKIIDLFDFSSVIDDSLISEKYIDSFKLEKEHQKNRIFENESEYRWFKKNIEESYNEYLRHLEYEEGYSFDTKNFEIIKHIKNWKYYFDHRLIYNIEDLFIEIYYENNGKYYLLKSDKDYFNKIKSFELLNNSWQEIKIIDKNIFYNLVVNYSMYGLNSNELGDWIERIFHKNDGYQTPIVLNPYREKGIIDINNENELTKDRFLINLILHKKLIRQNGKKISSLIFKRIFKRDSLYYTSSDPINQKYLKILWEFFIKQKAIKIDKLNIENIDLNSITRNDYYCFNYLFNKLKKISNIYSIYSEFRGINNFEFSDEKSLKFIKDILDKLSNDYSHITFKIRQIINFVILSKFEEKNNRKIFSLNFESDEVYNFKIGYNINLNDYTKEINQISLKYNINKIFLLTPPIFEIDYSFNDESTLSNLSSGERQQLFSINSILYHLSNINSTMTNDFDNKYKSINLILDEIELYAHPEMQKQFLNNLLNSIEKIEINEIESINIQFITHSPFILSDIPKQNILYLKTEEREREIEGLKQKIQIAIPQSTEDKKSFGANITDLLADSFFIEDGLMGDFAKEKISTVINWLNKKESTIQTKEEAKQIIEIIDEPVLKYKLREKYFERFPKEYDKELNIKTLEKEAERLGYTIQKK; this is encoded by the coding sequence ATGAGTTTCAAACTACTTGCCATAAGACCATTAGAAGGTTGTAATCCTAAATTTTTAAAAAACTTAGAAGAAAATAGAATTTATCAGTTTTATAATGATTATGAGTTTATTTTAGATGAGCAAAATGAAAATGTTATTGAAATAAAACATACTCCAACTGTACCTGATAATTTATACAAAATAAAAGAAGATTTAGAAATAAATATTTCTGCTATTGTAGGTAAAAATGGAAGTGGGAAGAGTAGTTTGGTGGAATTGATGTATGCCTTTTTTTATCAATTATCAATTTCTGAAAAGATAATAGATTTATTTGATTTTTCGAGTGTTATAGATGATAGTTTGATTAGCGAAAAATATATTGATAGTTTTAAATTAGAAAAAGAACATCAAAAAAATCGAATATTTGAAAATGAAAGTGAATACAGATGGTTTAAAAAAAATATTGAAGAAAGTTATAATGAATATTTAAGACATTTAGAATATGAAGAAGGTTATTCATTTGATACAAAAAATTTTGAAATAATTAAGCATATTAAAAACTGGAAATATTACTTTGATCACAGACTCATTTATAATATTGAAGATTTGTTCATCGAAATTTATTATGAAAATAATGGTAAATATTATTTATTGAAATCTGATAAAGATTATTTCAACAAGATTAAAAGTTTTGAACTTTTGAATAATTCTTGGCAAGAAATTAAAATAATTGATAAAAACATCTTTTATAATCTTGTTGTAAATTATTCTATGTATGGCTTAAATTCTAATGAACTTGGTGACTGGATTGAGCGAATTTTTCATAAAAATGATGGTTACCAAACTCCAATCGTTTTAAATCCATATAGAGAAAAAGGAATAATTGATATAAATAATGAGAATGAATTAACAAAAGATCGTTTCTTAATAAACTTGATATTACATAAAAAATTAATTAGACAGAATGGAAAGAAAATTAGTAGTTTGATTTTCAAAAGAATTTTCAAAAGAGATAGTCTTTATTATACTTCTAGCGACCCTATTAATCAAAAATATTTAAAAATATTATGGGAATTTTTTATTAAGCAAAAAGCAATAAAGATTGATAAACTAAATATAGAAAACATTGATTTAAATTCAATTACAAGAAATGATTATTATTGTTTTAATTACTTATTCAATAAATTAAAAAAAATTTCTAATATATACTCCATTTATTCAGAATTCAGAGGAATCAATAATTTTGAATTTTCTGATGAAAAAAGTTTAAAATTTATAAAAGACATTTTAGATAAATTGTCTAATGATTATAGTCATATAACGTTTAAAATAAGACAAATCATAAATTTTGTTATTTTAAGTAAATTTGAAGAGAAAAATAATAGAAAAATATTTTCTTTAAATTTTGAAAGTGACGAAGTTTATAATTTTAAAATTGGATATAATATAAATCTTAACGATTACACAAAAGAAATCAACCAGATTAGTTTAAAATATAATATAAATAAAATATTTCTTTTAACTCCCCCAATTTTTGAAATTGATTATTCATTTAATGATGAAAGTACCCTTTCTAATTTAAGTTCTGGTGAAAGACAGCAATTATTTTCTATAAATTCAATATTATATCATTTATCAAATATAAACTCAACAATGACAAATGATTTTGATAATAAATATAAGTCAATAAATCTAATTTTAGATGAGATAGAGTTATATGCTCATCCTGAAATGCAAAAGCAATTTTTAAATAACTTATTAAATAGTATCGAGAAAATAGAAATCAATGAAATAGAATCAATTAATATTCAATTTATTACCCATTCCCCTTTCATTCTATCAGATATTCCAAAACAAAATATACTCTATTTAAAAACAGAAGAACGTGAAAGAGAAATTGAAGGACTAAAACAAAAAATTCAAATTGCGATTCCTCAATCTACAGAAGATAAAAAGTCCTTCGGAGCCAACATAACTGATTTATTAGCTGATAGTTTTTTTATTGAAGATGGATTGATGGGAGATTTTGCTAAGGAGAAAATTAGTACTGTAATTAATTGGTTGAATAAAAAAGAAAGCACTATTCAAACAAAAGAAGAAGCGAAACAAATTATTGAAATTATTGATGAGCCTGTCTTAAAATATAAACTCAGAGAAAAGTATTTTGAGAGGTTTCCAAAAGAATATGATAAAGAATTAAACATTAAAACATTAGAAAAAGAAGCAGAAAGATTAGGTTATACCATTCAAAAAAAATAA